One Jeotgalibaca porci genomic region harbors:
- the rnmV gene encoding ribonuclease M5, whose translation MKVQEIIVVEGKDDTARIKLAVEADTIETNGSALDEATIQRVMKAHETRGVIVLTDPDFPGGKIRETLTQRIPTIKHAFVRKEDCQSPTGGSLGVEHASPETIRQALENVQTPYLEAPTENLKPFFLAAGLMGQPHSAEYREKLGDELGIGHTNGKQFLKRIQMFQITKEEISVAMDKIGLPVPTTQGQELV comes from the coding sequence ATGAAAGTACAAGAGATTATTGTAGTTGAAGGTAAAGATGATACGGCCAGAATAAAATTGGCCGTTGAAGCAGATACAATTGAAACAAATGGTTCTGCTTTGGATGAAGCAACGATTCAAAGAGTCATGAAGGCCCACGAAACAAGAGGCGTGATTGTCTTGACGGATCCGGACTTTCCCGGCGGAAAAATACGTGAAACGCTGACGCAGCGGATCCCAACCATCAAGCATGCCTTTGTGCGAAAGGAAGATTGCCAGTCGCCGACAGGGGGAAGTCTTGGTGTTGAACATGCTTCGCCTGAGACAATTCGCCAGGCACTAGAAAATGTACAAACGCCGTACTTAGAGGCACCGACCGAAAATCTAAAACCATTTTTCCTTGCAGCCGGCCTGATGGGTCAGCCGCATTCGGCAGAATACCGCGAGAAATTAGGAGACGAACTAGGAATCGGTCATACAAATGGCAAGCAATTCTTAAAGAGAATCCAAATGTTTCAAATTACAAAAGAAGAAATCAGTGTTGCAATGGATAAAATCGGACTTCCGGTTCCAACGACACAAGGACAGGAGTTGGTATAG
- the rsmA gene encoding 16S rRNA (adenine(1518)-N(6)/adenine(1519)-N(6))-dimethyltransferase RsmA yields MVNNKNIATPSRTKQILKKYGLTMKKSLGQNFLVEPGILTKMLAAGEIDKDTVVIEIGPGIGALTERLAQEAKQVIAFEVDRRLEPILKNELAEYDNIEVIFQDILEANLPELFADRFEPTDRIVVAANLPYYITTPIIMNFIEANLPVDAYVMMMQKEVAERMTASPGSKNYGSLTVAIDYYTEAEISFIVPRTVFVPQPNVDSAVLKLKRREVPKVTVENEAFYFRLTRGSFQHRRKTLWNNLMGIYGKTDEAKEALRLGLEAVGIEGSRRAETLAIEEFAALANEFYQSDVLKNS; encoded by the coding sequence ATAGTGAATAATAAAAACATCGCGACACCAAGTAGAACGAAACAAATACTAAAAAAATATGGCTTAACCATGAAAAAGAGCTTGGGACAAAATTTTCTTGTTGAACCAGGTATCTTAACGAAGATGTTGGCAGCAGGGGAAATCGATAAAGACACAGTAGTCATTGAAATCGGCCCGGGGATTGGTGCATTGACGGAGCGCTTAGCACAAGAAGCGAAACAAGTCATCGCCTTTGAAGTGGACCGTCGTTTGGAACCCATTTTGAAAAATGAATTGGCTGAATATGACAACATTGAAGTTATTTTTCAAGACATCTTAGAAGCAAACTTGCCGGAATTATTTGCTGATCGCTTTGAACCAACAGACCGCATTGTTGTAGCGGCGAACTTGCCATACTATATTACAACACCGATTATTATGAATTTTATCGAAGCCAATTTACCAGTGGATGCGTACGTTATGATGATGCAAAAGGAAGTTGCCGAGCGTATGACGGCATCGCCTGGGTCAAAAAATTACGGTTCTTTAACAGTGGCTATCGATTATTATACGGAAGCAGAAATTTCCTTTATCGTACCACGTACGGTATTTGTGCCACAGCCGAATGTTGATTCTGCTGTATTGAAATTAAAACGCCGTGAAGTACCAAAAGTTACAGTTGAAAATGAAGCATTTTACTTCAGATTGACACGCGGCTCTTTCCAACACCGTCGTAAAACACTATGGAATAACTTAATGGGTATTTATGGAAAAACCGATGAAGCAAAAGAAGCACTACGTTTAGGTTTGGAAGCTGTTGGAATTGAAGGCAGCCGTCGTGCAGAAACACTAGCGATTGAAGAGTTCGCGGCTTTAGCGAATGAATTCTACCAATCTGACGTTCTAAAAAATAGTTAA
- a CDS encoding AAA family ATPase has product MVYLNSFLFPEREAEFNFFINIKRTVYDTYYPFQVLSQKGFTRMDCAPITILYGGNGSGKTTALNIIAEKLALQRQAKYNRSNFFEDYLKYCEADLYNTLPKESRIITSDDVFDYILNIRTVNEGIDEKREEMFEEYLSLKHSQFQLRSLDDYEQLRQVVEARRKTQSRFVRQEMPGNVREYSNGENAFRYFTNQIEENGLYLLDEPENSLSPARQLELVQFIEDSARFFGCQFIISTHSPFLLALKEARIYDLDTQPVVSKKWTELENVRTYYAFFQKYQEEFRN; this is encoded by the coding sequence ATGGTCTATTTAAATTCTTTCTTATTTCCTGAGCGGGAGGCTGAATTTAATTTCTTTATAAACATCAAACGAACAGTCTATGATACCTATTATCCGTTTCAGGTGCTGTCTCAAAAAGGGTTTACGAGAATGGACTGTGCCCCCATCACGATTCTGTATGGTGGAAATGGATCTGGGAAAACAACGGCCTTAAACATTATCGCGGAGAAACTAGCCTTACAAAGACAGGCGAAATACAACCGTTCTAATTTCTTTGAAGATTACCTAAAGTATTGCGAAGCAGACCTTTACAATACGTTACCAAAAGAAAGTCGGATTATCACAAGTGATGATGTCTTTGACTATATTTTGAATATCCGTACGGTAAATGAAGGAATCGACGAAAAACGGGAAGAGATGTTCGAAGAGTATCTCAGTCTGAAACACTCACAGTTTCAATTGCGCTCGCTGGATGACTATGAACAACTCAGACAAGTCGTGGAAGCGCGTAGGAAGACGCAGTCCCGATTTGTCAGGCAAGAGATGCCTGGAAATGTCCGTGAATATTCTAATGGTGAAAATGCATTTCGTTATTTTACCAATCAAATCGAAGAGAACGGCCTCTATCTGTTGGATGAACCGGAGAATAGTTTATCTCCGGCCAGACAATTAGAGTTGGTTCAATTTATCGAAGATTCTGCACGTTTTTTTGGTTGTCAGTTTATCATTTCGACACACTCGCCGTTCTTGTTGGCTTTAAAGGAAGCTCGTATTTACGATTTGGACACGCAGCCTGTCGTTTCTAAGAAATGGACAGAGTTGGAAAACGTCAGAACTTATTATGCTTTCTTTCAAAAATATCAAGAAGAGTTTCGGAACTGA
- a CDS encoding sensor domain-containing diguanylate cyclase, producing the protein MKRKIGSLVISVLVAFLISIPVFILEREYAKEHSKDVRAQASRELTRIKDVMQADLQSALNYAHFLELIIQQDTDFTVEEFQLYAERIIAENDFVTSAVLAPDGVVAFIYPFTPQNDQFLGQDLLSEPEKRLSTQYAVKNRTAVVQGPFEEGGTLMVYNRQPVFIDDTFYGFVSIGVNFYQLLEARDIEDTFGDILLALQVNSEINPRSGGVSWGNVSIFDKDPEIDKLELSGEDWIFAAYPRGGWDKPSITYYPEQSAFFFIWVVSSVLLYLLLITYWKHREDAYHDGLTQTLNKKRFEKYVRTRLKNKKSRDTLLLIDFDDFKRINDEYGHAVGDYVLIVISDRLRKFVRKTDKVGRIGGDEFMVYLQDIATPEHVEALIEKLREKISYPIEYQNHTISISVSIGWAVAHAGTAFEQIYARADEAMYQQKCQGKA; encoded by the coding sequence ATGAAAAGAAAAATTGGATCCTTGGTAATTTCTGTACTGGTTGCCTTTTTAATTTCTATTCCTGTCTTTATCTTGGAAAGGGAGTATGCGAAAGAGCATAGCAAAGACGTCCGTGCTCAAGCGTCCAGAGAACTTACCAGAATCAAAGATGTTATGCAAGCTGATCTGCAATCAGCTTTGAATTATGCACATTTTTTAGAATTAATTATTCAACAAGATACAGATTTTACTGTGGAGGAGTTCCAATTATATGCGGAAAGGATTATTGCTGAAAATGATTTCGTTACTTCGGCAGTTCTGGCTCCTGATGGTGTTGTCGCCTTTATTTATCCTTTTACACCTCAAAACGACCAATTCTTGGGTCAAGATTTACTGAGCGAACCAGAAAAGAGATTAAGTACACAATACGCCGTAAAAAATCGAACAGCTGTGGTGCAAGGACCTTTTGAAGAGGGCGGCACGCTAATGGTTTATAACCGGCAACCTGTTTTCATTGACGATACATTTTATGGTTTCGTTTCTATTGGTGTTAATTTCTATCAATTGTTGGAGGCCCGTGATATTGAGGATACGTTTGGGGATATCTTATTGGCCTTGCAAGTCAATTCAGAAATAAATCCCCGTTCAGGGGGAGTCAGTTGGGGGAATGTTTCTATCTTCGATAAAGATCCTGAAATAGATAAATTAGAGCTTTCGGGCGAAGATTGGATTTTCGCGGCGTATCCAAGGGGCGGCTGGGACAAACCGAGTATCACGTACTACCCCGAACAATCCGCTTTCTTTTTTATCTGGGTTGTTTCATCTGTCCTTTTATACTTACTGCTCATCACCTATTGGAAGCACCGCGAGGATGCGTACCATGATGGTTTGACGCAAACACTGAATAAGAAGCGTTTTGAGAAGTATGTCAGGACACGCCTGAAAAACAAGAAAAGTAGAGATACACTTTTACTCATTGATTTTGATGATTTTAAACGGATTAATGACGAATATGGACATGCGGTTGGGGATTACGTTCTGATTGTTATATCCGATCGCCTCAGAAAGTTCGTTCGTAAAACGGATAAAGTCGGGCGGATTGGCGGTGATGAGTTCATGGTTTATTTACAGGATATCGCAACACCAGAACATGTTGAGGCACTCATTGAAAAGTTACGCGAAAAGATTAGCTACCCTATTGAGTACCAAAATCACACCATTTCCATCAGTGTGTCGATTGGCTGGGCAGTGGCCCATGCCGGTACAGCGTTCGAACAAATCTATGCCCGAGCAGATGAAGCGATGTATCAACAGAAATGTCAGGGTAAAGCATAA
- a CDS encoding Veg family protein: MPESLMEIKEELDSRLGKKVLLTAQAGRKRKTERKGILRETYHSVFVVDLDQEENAFERVSYSYADVLTSSVEISFYDEETSQYA; encoded by the coding sequence ATGCCAGAAAGTTTGATGGAGATTAAAGAAGAACTTGACAGTCGCTTAGGTAAAAAAGTGTTGTTGACAGCTCAAGCAGGTAGAAAGCGTAAGACGGAGCGTAAAGGAATTTTACGTGAAACCTACCACTCTGTGTTTGTCGTAGATTTGGATCAAGAAGAAAATGCTTTTGAACGTGTTTCATATAGTTATGCAGATGTATTAACATCTTCAGTTGAAATTTCCTTCTACGATGAAGAAACGAGTCAATACGCGTAA
- the ispE gene encoding 4-(cytidine 5'-diphospho)-2-C-methyl-D-erythritol kinase — MEWIERAPAKINLTLDVLYRRADDYHELEMIMSSVDLADYLTFTPLEEDKIEVFTNKAFLPVDQRNHVYQIIKLVKERYNIREGMLVEIEKKIPVAAGLGGGSTDAAAALRALNRIWELNLSVQEMIELGMQVGTDVPYSIVGGTAFVSGRGEIVTPINPMPSCWVVLAKPRISVSTKTVFRALEVERLDYIPKSRIVADAIEIGDYKGMADNLSNALEAVTFERHPKLRQLSERMERYGMDGVTMSGSGPTIIGFSQNYSRAKRVYNSLRGFCEEVYITRTLK; from the coding sequence ATGGAATGGATTGAACGTGCACCTGCAAAAATTAATCTCACGCTCGATGTACTATATAGACGCGCTGATGATTATCACGAGTTGGAGATGATTATGTCATCGGTGGATCTAGCCGATTATTTGACGTTTACTCCCTTAGAAGAAGACAAGATTGAGGTCTTTACAAATAAAGCTTTTTTACCCGTCGATCAGCGTAATCATGTGTATCAGATTATCAAGTTAGTAAAAGAGCGCTACAATATCCGCGAAGGGATGCTTGTTGAGATTGAGAAGAAAATCCCTGTAGCAGCAGGCCTGGGTGGTGGCAGCACGGACGCAGCCGCTGCACTTCGCGCATTGAACCGCATTTGGGAGCTGAATTTGTCTGTTCAGGAAATGATTGAATTAGGCATGCAGGTAGGGACGGATGTTCCGTATTCAATTGTAGGCGGCACCGCCTTTGTTTCTGGACGGGGTGAAATTGTGACACCCATTAATCCGATGCCCTCCTGTTGGGTCGTTTTGGCCAAACCACGTATCAGTGTTTCGACTAAAACCGTCTTTCGTGCCCTTGAAGTTGAACGGTTGGATTACATACCGAAGTCGCGGATAGTTGCGGATGCAATTGAAATAGGTGACTATAAGGGAATGGCCGACAATCTCAGCAATGCCTTAGAAGCGGTCACGTTTGAACGCCATCCCAAGCTCCGACAATTAAGCGAGCGAATGGAACGCTATGGTATGGACGGCGTAACAATGAGCGGCAGCGGGCCAACCATTATTGGTTTCAGTCAAAATTATTCACGTGCGAAGCGTGTATATAATAGTTTGCGCGGTTTTTGCGAAGAAGTATATATTACCCGAACACTAAAATAG
- a CDS encoding metal-dependent transcriptional regulator, which produces MTPSKGDFLKAIIKLGGGERQVSNKDIAKELHISSAAVTDMAQKLLIDGYIYYAPYKGIEITETGRKETNKLIRKHRLWEVFLYEKLGYKWNQVHDDADLLEHASSDFLIDRLDEFLGFPQSDPHGEFIPNAEGIVQPSNTFPLSDITVGKIFTIKNVSEDPGLLEHLSRNNINLQETFKLVEIEEYEGAFLLEDASGNQKRISQRTATFIKVQVNE; this is translated from the coding sequence ATGACTCCAAGTAAGGGAGACTTCTTAAAAGCAATCATCAAGCTCGGTGGTGGAGAGCGTCAAGTCAGTAACAAGGACATTGCCAAGGAGCTGCATATATCATCTGCAGCAGTGACAGATATGGCTCAAAAGTTATTAATCGACGGATACATTTACTACGCACCATACAAAGGAATTGAAATTACTGAAACCGGTAGAAAAGAAACAAATAAATTGATACGTAAACACCGACTGTGGGAAGTTTTTCTATATGAAAAATTAGGTTATAAATGGAATCAAGTCCACGATGACGCCGATTTATTGGAGCATGCTTCATCAGACTTTCTAATCGATCGTCTGGATGAATTTCTAGGGTTTCCCCAGAGTGATCCGCATGGTGAGTTTATCCCGAATGCAGAAGGAATCGTGCAGCCTTCCAACACCTTCCCACTCAGCGACATAACAGTCGGCAAAATATTTACGATTAAAAACGTTTCCGAAGATCCGGGGTTATTGGAGCATTTGTCACGGAATAACATTAATCTTCAAGAAACCTTTAAGTTAGTAGAAATTGAGGAGTATGAAGGAGCATTCTTGTTGGAAGATGCGAGTGGCAACCAAAAACGAATCAGTCAGCGAACAGCGACTTTTATCAAAGTACAAGTAAACGAATGA
- a CDS encoding metal ABC transporter solute-binding protein, Zn/Mn family, with protein sequence MRSFKRIITLSLFFLLAGCAQTESKAESTDRLKVVATTTMLTDLVNEIGGDAVEVEGLMGPGIDPHGYQPTPSDVMKLSNADIVAYNGLNLEGKLGDVFENLMEQDKTLFVLEEALPETQLIQEEGNSTASDPHIWFSVANWQLAAEYITNELSKHDPDNKSVFEANNEQYQEALVELDTYIKERVASLPEAQRYLVTAHDAFGYFGAEYGFEVVGLQGINTQTEAGTGDVSALADFIAANEIKAVFVESSVPTKTIESLKDAVQNKGWEVTIGGELFSDALGDPSQDAETYIKMYRYNIDTIIDALK encoded by the coding sequence ATGAGGAGTTTTAAAAGAATTATTACACTGAGTTTATTTTTCCTATTAGCAGGCTGTGCACAAACAGAAAGTAAGGCAGAAAGTACAGATAGATTAAAAGTTGTAGCCACAACCACTATGCTGACTGATTTAGTCAATGAAATTGGTGGAGATGCGGTTGAAGTTGAAGGGCTGATGGGACCGGGTATCGACCCCCATGGGTACCAACCAACACCGTCCGATGTGATGAAATTATCTAATGCTGATATTGTTGCGTATAACGGATTGAATTTGGAAGGGAAACTAGGAGATGTTTTCGAAAATTTGATGGAGCAAGATAAAACGCTCTTTGTGTTGGAAGAGGCGCTTCCGGAAACGCAACTGATTCAGGAAGAAGGCAATTCAACTGCAAGCGATCCACATATTTGGTTCAGTGTTGCAAACTGGCAGTTGGCTGCTGAATACATCACGAATGAATTGAGCAAGCATGATCCGGATAATAAGTCAGTATTCGAAGCGAACAATGAACAGTATCAGGAAGCATTAGTCGAATTGGATACGTACATAAAAGAACGTGTGGCAAGTTTACCAGAAGCCCAACGTTACTTGGTTACAGCTCATGATGCATTTGGCTACTTCGGTGCAGAATATGGCTTCGAGGTAGTTGGCTTGCAAGGGATTAATACACAGACCGAAGCCGGAACTGGTGACGTGAGTGCCTTGGCGGATTTTATCGCTGCTAATGAAATCAAAGCTGTTTTTGTAGAAAGTTCTGTACCAACCAAAACAATCGAGTCCTTAAAGGATGCTGTTCAAAATAAAGGTTGGGAAGTCACAATCGGGGGCGAGTTATTCTCTGATGCGTTGGGTGACCCATCGCAAGACGCCGAAACGTATATAAAAATGTATCGTTATAATATCGATACGATAATAGATGCACTGAAGTAA